In Plasmodium brasilianum strain Bolivian I chromosome 1, whole genome shotgun sequence, a single genomic region encodes these proteins:
- a CDS encoding serine/threonine protein kinase yields the protein MIETTGKIEYSKSKTIQCGCSDGDDNNNNNNNNNNSSNNNNSSINNNSSNNNNSSNNNNSSNNNRNTNFLSSKYEKMIDLGKADGDVDDNRDDIMRDKGKENINEEFFSGNKFNKEKNNSIIIESTNKIYNDNDITKKKDINMHNSFSNTPITRVKDNTTVQRNCNKEKKSFSKKTNKININKIEEEKYDENVSDNNIFSNGSSNMYDNNMTTSQYYDNSSDDNSKKMSKSMGSFYLTGSNNNDGKEYNSSTHFISNDDTFLKYNNNTMIEEKEMFVNFMEEDQKNNTYNTRFMEEELNHMLPMCITSDMIKSNRNNSYDPNYTSSYVYNNNNNCSNNNNNCSSNNNNCSINNNNCSNNNNNCSNNNNNCSNNNNNSIDEERNSGSILLENGFKKIDAAFSCCNNKKKFIPVVDGSNNNNSVSEKGSSMKQNSCRSTSDGASEFVRRGSSKLLTRKDSDIHRSDGNDGNTDEVVEIDPIDEVYHVDNCNNDRGYLVEGSDNIDDSYSVEMVKYGKRQQSDGKTENNFDMNSKGTIYTKKENCKSMESHQDIFNDMENVNDSTTECTSSVKDMQKFRVKYSSSIHENNLNKKICSAKDSEDIINIKELHTANNGMNNDISNGSSNNYISNHNNSNNSNDADVLNASSTRVHNATNKMGVCSSSQNFMVTENYIPITIQEEQDEYEENEGNTFEIYENETNKEYFPKSSNKPIYVNNANKNANKCSNVDVNAGVNVSTSTSGSVSRIVSDYKPNHNLSRNDSIKGGKGISPREILYKKKGFYLNKETDSIKKKKNETTLKKNYFHECIKNEKEKSMEEYFHNNNNNNSNNNYSNKTFKEKILKNVKYENPSNTFNDIINSNAHYDLTSHLKSKLCYATARGRNIGREVDMEVAKANVSVKNKEGKGSYYLQNEKLDGCEEAHIVHKSYNRNSNYSSNNYNAGICNVSSYNVSGYNNCGTYYNNNENDQEMTKNARMYYDSEMNFTQGKRYYLLPPKKNDVIKEQKNQMLMISKQKIKKIWNKFKNNSPKEHQTLVPTFESEQNLFPNMEVLHAQKVQVHNNDYYNDRGGICMNNNNNSNNSSTTCNNNNNSNYISNCNNVGSSLINNNYANIMSKENVNKSIRWNNNNNLEKQIKSKCIFNWKVAQKSLFKMLHSAHNFYFNGVKYSDWELTCIPTLGFSKSSNRVQQMFKAVVPSKDGNSRNDVKLFIKKVPIYIWVKQFNLMNEYEGEYVTDGENFVMEATSLAFLNEYHPGITPKLYKILYETDNSGKSNGSSGSNKNNNNNNNNNNNNNDNNNNTNNNSSNIVSSNIISSNIISSNNVRSNNASGNNNKHQNECNIPPKSMFNNLTLFNEILTDRLKCNINGNIVIVSEFFSEDILDFIDRRQKKYNMKISNNEKSYILYQCLKLLIRLHDAGLSHLDLTPENILISDNYEMRLCDLSKSTPIYTYNLRHIKDVNRLYLFESCEPTIAKGAYMPPECWKIYWKYDTMKIKNPLKDLKAITDQEKRKQFYFDVSSADKFMLGVFFFWIWTNGNLWKCSDPLQDEDFFYFVKCDMNFDKFELTRKWPNELKSIIKQLLHIEHRKKLNLKDLSLHPWWSCKL from the exons atgaTCGAAACTACAGGAAAAATTGAATACTCAAAGTCCAAAACGATACAGTGTGGTTGCAGTGATGGTGATGataacaacaacaataataataataataataatagcagtaataataataatagcagtattaataataatagcagtaataataataatagcagtaataataataatagcagtaataataacaggaACACCAATTTTTTGTCTtcgaaatatgaaaaaatgatcGACTTAGGAAAAGCTGATGGTGATGTAGATGATAACAGAGATGACATTATGCGTGATaagggaaaagaaaatataaatgaagaatTCTTTTCAggtaataaatttaacaaggagaaaaataatagcaTTATAATTGAAtcaacaaataaaatatataatgataatgacataaccaaaaaaaaagatatcaATATGCACAATAGTTTTAGTAATACGCCAATAACAAGAGTAAAGGATAATACAACTGTTCAAAGAAATtgtaataaagaaaaaaaatcattctctaaaaaaacaaacaaaataaatattaacaaaatagagGAGGAGaaatatgatgaaaatgtTTCAGATAACAATATTTTCTCAAATGGTAGTAGTAATatgtatgataataatatgacAACTTCCCAATATTACGATAATAGTAGTGATGacaattcaaaaaaaatgagtaaaaGTATGGGTTCTTTTTACTTAACAGGAAGCAATAATAACGATGGCAAGGAATATAATTCATCAACACATTTTATAAGTAACGATGatacctttttaaaatataacaataacacAATGattgaagaaaaagaaatgtttgttaattttatggAAGAAGATCAAaagaataatacatataataccAGGTTCATGGAAGAAGAGTTAAACCATATGTTGCCTATGTGCATCACGTCCGATATGATTAAATCAAATAGAAATAATTCTTATGACCCAAATTATACTAGTAGTTATGtgtataacaataataataattgtagtaataataataataattgtagtagtaataataataattgtagtattaataataataattgtagtaataataataataattgtagtaataataataataattgtagtaataataataataatagcattGACGAGGAGAGAAATTCAGGTTCAATCCTTTTAGAAAATgggtttaaaaaaatagatgcTGCCTTTTCATGTTgcaacaataaaaaaaaatttattccaGTTGTAGATggtagtaacaataataacagtgTTTCTGAAAAAGGAAGTAGCATGAAACAGAACAGTTGTAGAAGTACATCGGATGGAGCAAGTGAGTTTGTAAGAAGGGGCTCCAGCAAATTGTTGACTCGAAAGGACAGTGATATTCATCGCAGTGATGGTAACGATGGTAATACAGATGAAGTTGTGGAGATTGACCCTATTGACGAGGTTTACCATGTTGACAATTGTAACAATGATCGTGGGTACCTCGTTGAAGGTAGTGATAATATTGATGACAGTTACAGTGTGGAGATGGTAAAGTATGGGAAAAGGCAGCAAAGTGATGgaaaaacagaaaataattttgacaTGAACAGTAAAGGCACAATATATACAAAGAAAGAAAATTGTAAAAGTATGGAAAGTCATcaagatatttttaatgatatgGAAAATGTAAATGATAGCACAACAGAGTGTACATCTTCAGTCAAAGACATGCAGAAATTTAGAGTAAAATATTCATCATCTATACATGAAAACAAtctaaataagaaaatttgtAGTGCGAAGGATTCGGAGgatatcataaatataaaagaactCCACACAGCTAATAATGGTATGAATAATGATATTAGTAATGGaagtagtaataattatattagcaATCATAACAACAGTAACAATAGTAACGATGCTGATGTTTTAAACGCGTCGTCCACGAGAGTACATAATGCGACAAATAAAATGGGAGTATGTAGTAGTAGCCAAAATTTCATGGTCACTGAAAACTATATACCTATTACAATTCAAGAGGAGCAAGATGAATATGAGGAAAATGAGGGGAATACctttgaaatatatgaaaatgaaacaaacaaagaatattttccaaaaagtagtaataagcctatttatgtaaataatgcaaataaGAACGCTAATAAGTGCAGCAATGTGGATGTGAATGCAGGTGTGAATGTCTCTACTAGTACTAGCGGTAGTGTGAGCAGAATAGTGAGCGACTACAAACCCAATCATAACTTAAGTAGAAATGATTCCATTAAAGGAGGGAAAGGTATTAGCCCCAGAGAAATTCTATACAAAAAGAAAGGATTCTActtaaataaagaaacagatagtattaaaaaaaaaaaaaatgagacgacattaaagaaaaattattttcacgAGTGtatcaaaaatgaaaaggaaaaatcgATGGAGGAGTACTtccataataataataataataatagcaataataattatagtaataaaacatttaagGAGAAAATTCTTAAGaatgtaaaatatgaaaaccCGTCCAATACTTTTAACGACATAATAAATAGTAACGCACATTATGATTTGACATCTCACCTGAAGAGCAAATTGTGTTATGCGACAGCAAGGGGAAGGAATATCGGAAGAGAGGTTGATATGGAAGTAGCGAAAGCAAATGTaagtgtaaaaaataaagaagggAAAGGGTCCTATTACTTGCAAAATGAAAAGCTAGACGGATGTGAAGAAGCACATATAGTGCACAAAAGCTATAACAGAAATAGCAACTacagtagtaataattataatgcaGGTATATGCAATGTTAGCAGTTACAATGTTAGCGGCTACAATAATTGCGGTACTTATTATAACAACAATGAAAATGATCAGGAGATGACGAAGAATGCAAGGATGTATTACGATTCTGAAATGAACTTCACACAAGGAAAGCGCTATTATTTGCTTCCACCGAAAAAGAACGATGTTAtaaaagagcaaaaaaatCAAATGCTAATGATATCAaaacagaaaataaaaaaaatatggaataagtttaaaaataattctccAAAAGAACATCAAACTTTGGTGCCGACATTTGAAAGTGAGCAAAATTTATTTCCGAATATGGAGGTATTACATGCACAGAAAGTACAAGTCCACAATAATGATTATTACAACGACAGGGGGGGTATTTGCATGaacaacaacaataatagCAACAACAGCAGTACTACCtgtaacaataacaacaatagtaACTATATCAGTAACTGTAACAACGTGGGTAGTAGCCTCATTAACAACAACTACGCTAACATTATGTCGAAGGAGAACGTGAACAAATCCATAAGGTGGaacaacaacaataattTGGAAAAGCAGATAAAGTCGAAATGCATATTTAATTGGAAAGTGGCCCAAAAATCGTTGTTTAAAATGCTACATAGtgcacataatttttattttaacggTGTAAAATATTCTGACTGGGAATTAACTTGTATACCAACCCTAGGTTTTTCAAAATCAAGTAATAGAGTTCAACAGATGTTTAAAGCAGTTGTACCATCCAAAGATGGGAATAGTAGAAATGAtgtgaaattatttattaaaaaagtaccTATTTATATATGGGTAAAACAGTTTAATTTAATGAACGAATACGAAGGGGAATATGTAACAGATGGAGAGAATTTCGTAATGGAAGCAACATCCTTAGCATTTTTAAATGAGTACCATCCAGGTATAACTCCGAAATTGTACAAAATATTGTATGAAACGGATAATAGTGGTAAAAGTAATGGTAGTAGTggaagtaataaaaataataataataataataataataataataataataatgacaataacaacaatacGAACAACAATAGCAGTAACATCGTTAGCAGTAACATCATTAGCAGTAACATCATTAGCAGTAACAATGTTAGAAGTAACAACGCTAGCGGTAACAATAACAAACATCAGAACGAGTGTAATATCCCCCCGAAATCTATGTTCAATAATTTAACCctatttaatgaaattttaacCGATAGGTTgaaatgtaatattaatgGAAATATTGTAATAGTGTCCGAATTCTTTAGTGAAGATATTCTTGATTTTATAGATagaagacaaaaaaaatataatatgaaaataagtaataatgaaaagagTTATATACTTTATCAATGTTTAAAATTACTCATTAGACTACATGATGCAGGTTTGTCGCATTTAGATTTAACTccagaaaatattttaatatccGACAATTATGAAATGCGTTTATGTGATTTGTCCAAGAGTACACCtatttatacttataatTTAAGGCATATTAAAGATGTTAAtcgtttatatttatttgaatcTTGCGAACCTACTATTGCAAAAGGAGCTTATATGCCTCCTGAGTGTTGGAAAATATATTGGAAATATGATACTATGAAAATCAAAAATCCTTTGAAAGATTTAAAGGCAATTACTGAtcaagaaaaaagaaaacaattttattttgatgtTTCAAGTGCTGATAAATTTATGCTTggtgtttttttcttttggaTATGGACTAATGGTAATTTATGGAAATGCTCCGACCCTTTGCAAGATgaagattttttttattttgttaaatgcGACATGAACTTTGACAAATTCGAGCTAACACGAAAATGGCCAAACGAGCTTAAAAGCATTATCAAG CAACTGTTGCACATTGAACACAGGAAGAAGTTAAACTTGAAAGATTTAAGTCTGCACCCCTGGTGGTCTtgcaaattataa
- a CDS encoding AAA family ATPase: MRERGDGLLIENLCVYCNSNKSFSYLQKCAYNEKKDERALKNEYEQLVYKKTIKYKWVKNLSYNECLLHVLKYVQENNNLHCMKKKYCEQNHYKSSSVTYNIHNKSTHVHNKTFVKNKKYVIHASRLYAKNKRSFKPKTVVDKALRVKEELVKEKLVREKLVREKLVREKHVKEKLVKEKLVREKLVKEKLLKNNMRKNNINSCGKYVQDKAKKNFKLKKSAEKEQQKKGGKKKADMYIYLFNLFVRRKYYKRISRLWLANFLKRNGLLYKNLAMQLINILIIKTWIIFDVQFWNFFFSKNLINYFNTNLYFLVGKPGNEKKNFLMDIFLSFPFKYSSDTTHIIDLTQYEQCSIVSDYRFVINPTSFLKKVENALKNSSVISSPNIKKINRIKNINKPYFAFKIFDSLKIKGDHMLRAKSSTCKICTCKIHYYNLCARKNCACKVCYYKNGPFDVMHPPPRVLNGQNKNVKTRCLHKCCAIPNKTTPNNRNSMLDENAKIHDEKRSSNLKDNSKQGYHDNKEQRNDSNEMNSEKGGFTSFLSDSESCSSFDLYNYKENQYNKNYFLKNGQDDAYKKKGYVNKILYPYYYEIALKECVITDIERNTIRKIDPFNKNLEYLLISFTKIALVKQLVWKRKIFRLLYYFFKKKMGQNMDRISGRWVGQKILGLNLFNGGYSFILIKNFDQINMFSVLKKNCIIFLLLKYIYMWKELNLNVHMFITGSFSNATPCNILCSSSFNNSIDTTSSSSSSSNCCTISNTYNNVISFFSCYLKNFFVFVVPTLLHNEDRYKLLTHLFLKNKLNYSKDQLENVSKITNSYNKANLMKLFEDEYRERIIHLMKKKKIHARLRKNKFIKELVFQNKYKKYHFFSKTLNFQNESHLFIHNEDFELFKKKSFEEFRKNILNKTYGFNDIIGEDELVRTLKREVVQAFFCNDRKGSGNNDNSSRSRDCSGGNTPFNSVGILIHGTSGSGKTFISKKIIEECNCNSIIINCSNIFNKIMGESEKLVNEIFHYAKNKLQPCIILMDGIENICFKEDTFSNVMEKFAKRLKFCFYENIDRIHFERKWDMSHNIIKPFSVLIIATTTDIKNVDHNLLTNYRITHIYKTKEFISWNDKDIYTLFERCLRSNNIKSTHFIYSKKFQHFVSEHILKKKDKFSPLFISNLCRDSLTSYVQRNISKGSEAEAELQVEDFYEAIKRTTF, translated from the exons ATGAGGGAAAGGGGGGACGGACTGCTCATTGAAAACCTGTGCGTGTACTGCAACTCAAACAAATCCTTTTCTTACCTTCAAAAATGTgcttataatgaaaaaaaagatgaaagagctttaaaaaatgagtatGAACAACTAGTGtacaaaaaaacaataaaatataaatgggTGAAAAACTTATCATATAATGAATGTCTTCTACATGTTTTGAAGTATGTACAGGAGAACAATAATTTGCATtgcatgaaaaaaaagtattgtGAACAAAATCATTACAAGTCTTCATCCGTCacttataatatacataacaaAAGTACTCACGTACATAATAAAAcgtttgtaaaaaataaaaagtatgtCATACATGCTTCCCGCCTTTAtgcaaaaaacaaaagatcCTTTAAACCAAAAACTGTTGTAGACAAGGCCTTGAGGGTGAAAGAAGAGCTTGTGAAAGAGAAACTTGTGAGAGAGAAGCTTGTGAGAGAGAAGCTTGTGAGAGAGAAGCATGTGAAAGAGAAGCTTGTGAAAGAGAAGCTTGTGAGAGAGAAGCTTGTGAAAGAGAAGCTCCTAAAAAATAACATGagaaagaataatataaattcatgTGGTAAATATGTGCAAGACAAAGCgaaaaaaaactttaaattaaaaaaatcagCAGAAAAAGagcaacaaaaaaaaggaggaaaaaaaaaggctgatatgtacatatacttgTTTAATCTTTTTGtgagaagaaaatattacaaaagaaTATCAAGGCTATGGTTAGCTAATTTCTTAAAAAGGAAtggtttattatataaaaatctaGCTATgcaattaattaatattttgattATAAAAACTTGGATAATATTTGATGTTCAATTTtggaacttttttttttcgaaaaatTTGATAAATTACTTTAACACGAATTTATACTTTCTTGTTGGTAAACCAgggaatgaaaaaaaaaatttcctgatggatatttttttgtcttttccttttaaatattcaagTGATACAACGCACATCATTGATCTAACTCAGTATGAACAATGTTCGATAGTAAGTGACTACAGATTTGTAATAAATCCAACTAGCTTTTTAAAGAAAGTGGAAAatgctttaaaaaatagctCGGTAATATCTTCTCCGAACATTAAGAAAATtaacagaataaaaaatattaacaaaccATATTTcgcatttaaaatatttgactctttaaaaattaaaggcGATCACATGCTACGGGCCAAGTCGAGCACTTgcaaaatatgtacatgcaaaatacattattacaATTTATGTGCACGCAAAAATTGCGCTTGCAAAgtatgttattataaaaatggtCCCTTCGACGTAATGCACCCGCCGCCGAGGGTACTGAACggacaaaacaaaaatgtaaaaacgCGTTGTCTGCATAAATGCTGTGCCATTCCAAATAAGACCACCCCGAACAATAGAAATAGTATGCTGGatgaaaatgcaaaaatacaTGATGAAAAAAGATCCAGcaatttaaaagataatagCAAACAAGGTTACCATGACAATAAGGAACAAAGAAATGATTCGAATGAAATGAATAGTGAAAAAGGAGGATTTACTTCTTTCCTTTCAGATAGCGAAAGTTGTAGTAGTTTCGatttgtataattataagGAGAACCAGTATAATAAgaattactttttaaaaaatggccAAGATGATGCATATAAAAAGAAGggatatgtaaataaaattctaTATCCATACTACTACGAAATTGCGCTAAAGGAGTGTGTAATAACAGATATTGAAAGGAATACAATTCGGAAAATAGAtccatttaataaaaacttaGAATATCTTCTAATCAGTTTTACGAAAATAGCCTTAGTGAAGCAGTTGGtatggaaaagaaaaatttttaggttgctttattatttttttaaaaaaaaaatgggtcAAAATATGGACCGAATTTCTGGTCGATGGGTTGGCCAGAAAATCCTCGGATTGAACTTATTTAATGGCGGGTATTCCTTCATACTAATCAAAAACTTTGatcaaataaatatgttttctgttttaaaaaaaaattgtattatatttttactcttaaaatatatatatatgtggaaAGAGCTAAACCtgaatgtacatatgtttatCACAGGGTCTTTTAGCAATGCTACACCGTGCAATATATTATGTAGCAGCAGCTTTAATAATAGCATTGATACTactagtagtagtagtagtagtagtaattgTTGTACCATCAGTAATACATACAACAatgttatttcatttttttcttgttactTGAAgaattttttcgtttttgtaGTGCCTACACTCCTTCATAATGAAGACAGATATAAACTATTGAcacatttgtttttaaaaaataaattgaattatTCTAAAGATCAACTTGAAAATGTTtctaaaattacaaattctTATAACAAGGCAAATTTAATGAAACTATTTGAAGATGAATACCGTGAAAGAATTATTCATttgatgaagaaaaaaaaaatacatgcaCGGTTAAGGAAAAACAAGTTTATAAAAGAGTTagtatttcaaaataaatataagaagtatcattttttttctaaaacactgaattttcaaaatgaatCGCACTTGTTCATACATAATGAAGACTTTgaattatttaagaaaaaaagttttgAAGAGTTTCGTAAAAACATACTCAATAAAACCTACGGgtttaatgatataatagGGGAGGATGAGCTAGTACGCACATTGAAGAGGGAAGTTGTGCAGGCCTTTTTTTGCAATGATCGTAAAGGGAGTGGAAATAATGACAATAGCAGTAGAAGCAGAGACTGTAGTGGTGGTAACACCCCATTTAACAGTGTGGGCATATTAATACATGGCACAAGTGGGTCAGGAAAAACTTTCATATCAAAAAAGATCATTGAAGAATGTAATTGtaattctattattataaactgctcgaatatatttaataaaataatgggGGAATCTGAAAAACTtgttaatgaaatttttcattatgccaaaaataaattacagcCATGTATAATACTTATGGACggaatagaaaatatatgttttaaagaAGACACATTTTCAAATGTAATGGAAAAGTTTGCTAAAAggttaaaattttgtttttatgaaaatattgataGAATACATTTTGAGAGAAAATGGGATATGAgtcataatataataaaacctttttctgttttaatCATAGCAACTACAAcagatattaaaaatgttgatCATAATTTGTTAACAAATTATAGaataacacatatatataaaacgaAAGAATTTATATCATGGAAtgataaagatatatatacccTTTTTGAAAGATGCTTAAGAAGCAACAACATAAAATCAACTCATTTCATTTACTCCAAAAAGTTTCAACATTTTGTATCcgaacatattttaaaaaagaaagataaaTTCTCACCGCTCTTTATTTCGAATTTGTGTAGAGACAGCCTAACTAGTTACGTTCAAAGGAATATTTCAAAAG gaaGTGAAGCAGAAGCCGAATTACAAGTAGAAGATTTTTACGAGGCTATAAAAAGGACGActttctaa
- a CDS encoding hypothetical protein (conserved Plasmodium protein), translating to MGAHSFDNRGKLYNEITKCGIYAKKKETLYQTKCLGIYSFSVIIDWLNSLLICSKILNENNIYEEIKDGLLILKLIKIYIPHVEIRGIFLKAIKKKCAIQNLENALSIIYKNNTYYYSIVSSVDIYEQKEKKVNIFLIQLFDRFEFQNLKNISRPLLNWYNYTLKKFSLSLYRETINNPFHITTNESLFKYDKNKNLYYNKNCELNVCTQHSEFNISYENNNPDEYAKDYKTKISKKEQICILKNFATYILYKDKKDCPNQTPYIVKDFSDCIKIFFIFYRHGYLSIEELKNVAKPHITNTFYLLHSLLRKLNIPIILQNNYLSNPCEKKMGNMQKRGKKRRGREKKKKKKLECTHEDIQNNEYDRPQLTHDNNMYANRYIKRTLQEYNKRNIHRIIVTPDMENREYEHFRNKIAMCSSGSEIDEKLHTLGQRQFNIVSICDEANDEIEKNETELITGIETKFHEKGGEKIQDTEVKYVNNEKVNSTTRGIDECEHEKKHMTQKEIFRGTSIKDIRKMFYDHINENINAHKKEQLNSKIN from the exons ATGGGGGCTCATAGTTTCGATAACAGGGGGAAGCTTTACAACGAAATTACCAAATGTGGAATATAcgcgaaaaaaaaagaaacactGTATCAAACAAAATGTCTAggaatatattctttttctgtCATCATTGACTGGTTAAACAGCCTTTTAATATGcagtaaaattttaaatgaaaataacatatatgaagaaataaaagacgGACTGCtgattttaaaattaataaaaatttatatacctCATGTTGAAATTCGTGGAATATTCCTtaaagcaataaaaaaaaaatgtgcaatacaaaatttagaaaatgcattatcaattatttataagaaCAACACTTATTATTACTCTATAGTATCATCAgtagatatatatgaacaaaaagaaaaaaaagttaatatttttttgatacaACTATTTGACAGATTTGAATTtcagaatttaaaaaatatatccaGGCCTTTATTAAATTGGTACAATTACacacttaaaaaattttcattatccCTTTATCGtgaaacaataaataatCCTTTTCATATCACAACAAATGaatcattatttaaatatgataaaaataaaaatctttattataataaaaattgtgaGTTGAATGTGTGCACACAACATAGTGAGTTCAATATCAGTTACGAAAATAATAATCCTGATGAATATGCGAAGGactataaaacaaaaatatcaaaaaaggaacaaatatgcattttaaaaaattttgcaacGTATATACTATATAAGGATAAAAAAGATTGTCCAAATCAAACACCATACATTGTTAAAGATTTTTCAGattgcataaaaatattttttatattttacagaCATGGCTATCTTTCCATAGAAGAACTTAAAAATGTTGCTAAACCACATATTACAAAtactttttatcttttacaTAGTTTGCTCAGAAAATTAAACATACCAATTATTTTACAGAATAATTACCTAAGTAATCCTTGTGAA aaaaaaatgggaaatatgcaaaaaagaggaaaaaaaagaagaggaagggaaaaaaaaaaaaaaaaaaaattggaatgCACACATGAAGACATTCAAAACAATGAATATGACAGACCTCAACTAACAcatgataataatatgtacgCAAACAGATACATAAAAAGGACCCTTCAAGAATATAACAAACGAAATATTCACAGAATAATTGTAACTCCGGATATGGAAAATAGAGAATATGAACACTTCAGAAATAAAATAGCCATGTGCTCCTCAGGTAGTGAAATTGATGAAAAGTTGCATACCCTTGGTCAGCGACAATTTAATATTGTATCCATATGTGATGAAGCAAATGACGAAATAGAAAAGAATGAAACAGAACTTATAACAGGAATCGAAACAAAATTTCACGAAAAAGGTGGGGAAAAAATTCAAGATACGGAagttaaatatgtaaataatgaaaaggtTAATTCAACAACACGCGGAATTGATGAATGCGAGCAcgaaaaaaaacatatgactc aaaaagaaatattcagAGGAACTtcaataaaagatataagaAAGATGTTCTACGATCATATTaacgaaaatataaatgctcataaaaaggaacaattaaattcaaaaataaattag